One genomic window of Kaistia geumhonensis includes the following:
- a CDS encoding NAD(P)/FAD-dependent oxidoreductase — protein MRIAVIGGGLVGAATVHALLDEGHAVDWLDRSGLAAGASAGNAGWIAHMDILPLASPKVWRQLPRWLLDPLGPLSIRPSYLPKLAPFLARFVAASRGDRIEASTRAITALNGLSLPAWERRLNALGLSSHLRRKGILSVWPSLAEADAAKALLARQASLGIDVEWLDREALVALEPALGPKAAKGALYGSGCHVSDPKALTLDLGHVAMERGARLLAMDVVAVKPQEGAVALVTGMDSLALYDRVVIAAGAWSKPLAASVGDAVPLDTERGYNVTLPAGQLGLTRPVMYEGQGFVTTPLDSGDRIGGSVEFAGLEAPPNYARVDAILGRARRFLPDADLSGGTRWMGFRPSIPDSLPVISTSTRDPRVIHAFGHGHYGLTQAAASAEIVADLVAGRAPSIDPAPYSVTRFARRF, from the coding sequence TTGCGCATCGCGGTCATCGGCGGCGGCCTCGTCGGCGCCGCCACGGTCCACGCCCTCCTCGACGAAGGTCACGCGGTCGACTGGCTCGACCGCTCCGGCCTCGCCGCGGGCGCTTCAGCCGGCAATGCCGGCTGGATCGCGCATATGGATATCTTGCCGCTGGCCTCGCCCAAGGTCTGGCGGCAGTTGCCGCGCTGGCTGCTCGATCCGCTCGGCCCGCTCTCCATCCGCCCCTCCTATCTGCCAAAGCTCGCGCCCTTCCTGGCACGCTTCGTCGCGGCGAGCCGGGGCGACCGCATCGAAGCCTCGACGCGCGCCATCACCGCGCTGAACGGCCTCTCACTCCCGGCCTGGGAGCGGCGGCTCAACGCGCTGGGGCTTTCTTCGCATCTGCGCCGCAAGGGCATCCTCTCCGTCTGGCCGAGCCTTGCCGAGGCCGACGCGGCCAAGGCTCTCCTCGCGCGTCAGGCATCGCTCGGCATCGACGTCGAATGGCTGGACCGGGAAGCGCTCGTCGCACTCGAGCCGGCGCTCGGCCCGAAGGCGGCCAAGGGTGCGCTCTATGGCAGCGGCTGCCACGTCTCCGATCCAAAGGCGCTGACGCTCGATCTCGGCCACGTCGCAATGGAGCGCGGCGCTCGCCTCCTCGCCATGGACGTCGTCGCGGTGAAGCCGCAGGAAGGCGCCGTGGCCCTCGTGACCGGCATGGACAGCCTCGCGCTCTACGACCGCGTGGTCATCGCGGCCGGCGCCTGGTCGAAGCCCCTCGCCGCCTCCGTCGGCGACGCCGTGCCGCTCGACACCGAGCGCGGCTACAACGTCACGCTTCCGGCGGGCCAGCTCGGCCTCACGCGCCCGGTGATGTATGAGGGCCAGGGCTTCGTCACCACCCCGCTCGACAGCGGCGACCGCATCGGCGGTAGCGTCGAGTTCGCCGGGCTGGAGGCACCGCCGAACTATGCGCGCGTCGATGCCATCCTCGGGCGCGCCCGCCGTTTCTTGCCCGATGCCGATCTTTCCGGCGGCACGCGCTGGATGGGCTTCCGGCCGTCGATTCCGGATTCGCTGCCCGTGATCTCGACGTCGACCCGCGACCCGCGTGTGATCCACGCTTTCGGCCACGGCCATTACGGCTTGACGCAGGCGGCTGCCAGCGCGGAAATCGTCGCCGACCTCGTCGCCGGCCGCGCGCCTTCGATCGATCCCGCCCCTTATTCCGTCACCCGCTTCGCCAGGAGATTCTGA
- a CDS encoding 4-hydroxyproline epimerase produces the protein MARHSFFCIDGHTCGNPVRVVTGGSIPVLHGATMFEKRQHFLAEFDWIRKSLCFEPRGHDMMSGSILYPPSSDAYDTAILFIETSGCLPMCGHGTIGTVTTIIEHGLVTPKTPGLLRLETPAGLVEARYVQNGPYVESVTLTNVPSFLLGRGYEVEVDGIGTLTVDVAYGGNFYAIVESQPNYADLSDLEPSDIVRLSPKLRAAFNARHSIVHPENPALNRLTHVLWTGKPKNEGSSARNAVFYGDKAIDRSPCGTGTSARLAQLFATGRLQEGEAFVHESIIGSTFTGRVAGTTTVGGKPAIIPTIEGWARVTGYNTIFVDDRDPFWAGFQVVDGA, from the coding sequence ATGGCCCGCCATTCGTTCTTCTGCATCGACGGCCATACCTGCGGCAATCCGGTGCGCGTGGTGACGGGCGGTTCGATCCCGGTCCTCCATGGCGCGACCATGTTCGAGAAAAGGCAGCATTTCCTCGCCGAGTTCGACTGGATCCGGAAGAGCCTCTGCTTCGAGCCGCGCGGCCACGACATGATGTCCGGCTCGATCCTCTATCCGCCCTCGTCCGACGCCTATGACACGGCGATCCTGTTCATCGAGACCTCGGGCTGCCTGCCGATGTGCGGCCACGGGACGATCGGCACCGTGACCACCATCATCGAGCACGGCCTCGTGACGCCGAAGACGCCGGGCCTGCTTCGGCTCGAGACGCCGGCCGGGCTCGTCGAGGCCCGCTATGTCCAGAACGGCCCCTATGTGGAGAGCGTCACGCTCACCAACGTTCCGTCCTTCCTGCTCGGGCGCGGCTACGAGGTCGAGGTCGATGGCATCGGCACGCTCACCGTCGATGTCGCCTATGGCGGCAATTTCTATGCGATCGTCGAGAGCCAGCCGAACTACGCCGACCTCTCCGATCTCGAGCCCTCGGACATCGTACGGCTCTCGCCGAAGCTGCGCGCCGCGTTCAACGCGCGCCATTCGATCGTGCATCCCGAGAATCCGGCGCTGAACCGGCTGACGCATGTACTGTGGACCGGCAAGCCGAAGAACGAGGGCTCCTCGGCCCGCAACGCCGTCTTCTACGGCGACAAGGCGATCGACCGCTCGCCCTGCGGCACCGGCACCTCGGCGCGGCTCGCGCAGCTCTTCGCCACCGGCCGCCTCCAGGAGGGCGAGGCCTTCGTGCATGAGAGCATCATCGGCTCGACCTTCACCGGCCGCGTTGCCGGCACCACGACGGTCGGCGGCAAGCCTGCGATCATCCCCACCATCGAGGGCTGGGCGCGGGTGACCGGCTACAACACGATCTTCGTCGATGATCGCGACCCGTTCTGGGCCGGCTTCCAGGTCGTGGACGGCGCCTGA
- a CDS encoding dihydrodipicolinate synthase family protein, which produces MNPKESWKGVFPAVTTQFRADFSVDLEATAKVIEALIADGVSGLIICGTVGENCSLSQAEKVSLVEMAVTTARGRVPVISGLAEYTSALGSAYAREATRVGVNGLMVMPAMVYPAKPRETLDHFTTIARATDTPIMIYNNPPSYRTDVTPAMLAGLADIDTIVAFKDSSGDTRRIVDVRNMTGDRFIPFCGLDDVVLECVALGAVGWVSGMSNVFPREGETLFRLVRDGRYAEAMPLYDWFMPILHLDARPDLVQAIKYCEKYLGRGTDLTRPPRLALDAAEKAELDAVMEKALATRPALPETGLPAAA; this is translated from the coding sequence ATGAATCCGAAAGAGAGCTGGAAGGGTGTATTTCCGGCGGTGACCACCCAGTTCCGCGCGGATTTCTCCGTCGATCTCGAGGCGACGGCCAAGGTGATCGAGGCGCTGATCGCCGACGGCGTTTCCGGCCTCATCATCTGCGGCACGGTCGGCGAGAACTGCTCGCTCTCGCAGGCCGAAAAGGTCTCGCTGGTCGAGATGGCGGTGACCACCGCCCGCGGCCGCGTCCCGGTAATCTCGGGCCTTGCCGAGTATACCAGCGCGCTGGGCTCGGCCTATGCCCGCGAGGCGACCCGCGTCGGCGTCAACGGCCTCATGGTCATGCCCGCCATGGTCTATCCGGCCAAGCCGCGCGAGACGCTCGACCATTTCACCACGATCGCGCGCGCCACCGACACGCCGATCATGATCTACAACAACCCGCCGAGCTATCGCACGGACGTGACGCCGGCGATGCTGGCCGGGCTCGCCGACATCGACACGATCGTCGCCTTCAAGGATTCGTCGGGCGACACCCGCCGTATCGTCGATGTGCGCAACATGACCGGCGACCGCTTCATCCCCTTCTGCGGCCTCGACGACGTGGTGCTGGAATGCGTGGCGCTCGGCGCCGTCGGCTGGGTCTCGGGCATGTCCAACGTCTTCCCGCGCGAAGGCGAGACGCTGTTCCGCCTGGTGCGCGACGGCCGCTATGCCGAGGCGATGCCGCTCTATGACTGGTTCATGCCGATCCTGCATCTCGACGCCCGCCCGGATCTCGTGCAGGCGATCAAGTATTGCGAAAAGTATCTCGGCCGCGGCACCGACCTGACCCGCCCGCCGCGCCTCGCGCTCGACGCTGCCGAGAAGGCCGAGCTCGACGCGGTCATGGAAAAGGCGCTAGCGACGCGGCCGGCCCTGCCCGAGACCGGCCTGCCGGCGGCCGCCTGA
- the tal gene encoding transaldolase, with the protein MTSKLDQLKSMTVVVADTGDLEAIKTFRPVDCTTNPSLVLKAAELPQYKDVIDGAVAWGAKKGGSKEAIAAAVADRLPVLFGAEVSKLVPGRVSTEVNADLSFDTEASLARAREIIADYAALGIPRERILIKLASTWEGIRAAEVLQKEGIDCNLTLLFSMAQAAACADAGVFLISPFVGRILDWYVKSTGKTFEPEEDPGVLSVRQIYAYYKKHGIKTVVMGASFRSTGEIEALAGCDRLTISPALLEKLAADEGTLTRKLDAANPGEAGPLLKLDEKAFRWHLNEDAMATEKLAEGIRQFAKDLGTLRGMIAKKLEAVPA; encoded by the coding sequence ATGACATCGAAACTCGACCAGCTGAAATCCATGACGGTGGTGGTCGCGGATACGGGCGACCTCGAGGCCATCAAGACCTTCAGGCCGGTCGACTGCACCACCAATCCCTCGCTGGTGCTGAAGGCCGCCGAGCTGCCGCAGTACAAGGACGTGATCGACGGCGCCGTCGCCTGGGGCGCCAAGAAGGGCGGCAGCAAGGAGGCGATCGCGGCCGCCGTCGCCGACCGGCTGCCGGTGCTGTTCGGTGCCGAAGTCTCGAAGCTCGTCCCCGGCCGCGTCTCGACCGAGGTCAATGCCGACCTGTCCTTCGACACCGAGGCCTCGCTCGCCCGCGCCCGCGAGATCATCGCCGACTATGCCGCGCTCGGCATCCCGCGCGAGCGCATCCTGATCAAGCTCGCCTCGACCTGGGAAGGCATCCGCGCCGCCGAGGTGCTGCAGAAGGAAGGCATCGACTGCAACCTGACGCTGCTCTTCTCGATGGCCCAGGCCGCCGCCTGCGCCGATGCCGGCGTCTTCCTCATCTCGCCCTTCGTCGGCCGCATCCTCGACTGGTACGTCAAGTCGACGGGCAAGACCTTCGAGCCGGAAGAGGATCCGGGCGTCCTGTCGGTTCGCCAGATCTACGCCTACTACAAGAAGCACGGCATCAAGACCGTCGTGATGGGCGCCTCGTTCCGTTCAACGGGCGAAATCGAAGCGCTGGCAGGCTGTGACCGGCTGACCATCTCGCCGGCGCTCCTGGAAAAGCTTGCCGCCGACGAGGGCACGCTGACCCGCAAGCTCGACGCCGCCAATCCCGGCGAAGCCGGCCCGCTGCTGAAGCTCGACGAGAAGGCGTTCCGCTGGCATCTCAACGAGGATGCGATGGCGACCGAGAAGCTCGCCGAAGGCATCCGCCAGTTCGCCAAGGATCTCGGCACGCTGCGCGGCATGATCGCCAAGAAGCTCGAAGCCGTTCCGGCCTGA